In the Sus scrofa isolate TJ Tabasco breed Duroc chromosome 6, Sscrofa11.1, whole genome shotgun sequence genome, one interval contains:
- the SRM gene encoding spermidine synthase isoform X2, protein MEPGPDGPAAPGPAAIREGWFHETCSLWPGQALSLQVEQLLHHQRSRYQDILVFRSKSYGNVLVLDGVIQCTERDEFSYQEMIANLPLCSHPNPRKVLIIGGGDGGVLREVVKHPAVESVVQCEIDEDVIQVSKKFLPGMAVSYSSSKLTLHVGDGFEFMKQNQDAFDVIITDSSDPMGPAESLFKESYYQLMKTALKEEGILCCQGECQWLHLDLIKEMRQFCKSLFPVVDYAYCTIPTYPSGQIGFMLCSKNPSTNFREPVQLLTQKQVEQRQLRYYNSDVHRAAFVLPEFARKALNDAD, encoded by the exons ATGGAGCCCGGCCCCGACGGCCCCGCAGCTCCCGGCCCCGCTGCCATCCGCGAGGGCTGGTTCCACGAGACGTGCAGCCTGTGGCCCGGCCAGGCCCTGTCTCTTCAGGTGGAGCAGCTGCTACATCATCAACGCTCGCGGTACCAGGATATCCTCGTCTTCCGCAG TAAGAGCTATGGCAACGTGCTGGTGTTGGACGGCGTCATCCAGTGCACCGAGAGAGATGAATTCTCCTACCAGGAGATGATAGCCAACCTGCCCCTTTGCAGCCACCCCAACCCTCGCAag gtgCTGATCAtcgggggcggggatgggggcgTCCTGAGGGAGGTGGTCAAGCACCCCGCCGTGGAGTCCGTGGTCCAGTGCGAGATTGATGAG GATGTCATTCAGGTCTCTAAGAAGTTCCTGCCAGGCATGGCTGTCAGCTACTCTAGCTCAAAGCTGACCCTGCATGTGGGCGACGGTTTTGAGTTCATGAAACAGAACCAGGACGCCTTCGACGTCATCATCACGGACTCCTCAGACCCCATGG GCCCTGCCGAGAGTCTCTTCAAGGAGTCCTACTACCAGCTCATGAAGACTGCCCTCAAGGAGGAGGGCATCCTGTGCTGCCAGG GCGAGTGCCAGTGGCTGCACCTAGACCTCATCAAGGAGATGCGGCAGTTCTGCAAGTCGCTCTTCCCCGTGGTGGACTATGCCTACTGCACCATCCCCACCTACCCCAGCGGCCAGATCGGCTTCATGCTCTGCAGCAAAAACCCA AGCACCAACTTTCGGGAGCCCGTGCAGCTGCTGACGCAGAAGCAGGTGGAGCAGAGGCAGCTGAGATACTACAACTCGGACGTGCACCGGGCGGCCTTTGTCCTGCCCGAGTTTGCCCGTAAG gccctgaatgatgcggACTGA
- the SRM gene encoding spermidine synthase isoform X1 gives MEPGPDGPAAPGPAAIREGWFHETCSLWPGQALSLQVEQLLHHQRSRYQDILVFRSKSYGNVLVLDGVIQCTERDEFSYQEMIANLPLCSHPNPRKVLIIGGGDGGVLREVVKHPAVESVVQCEIDEDVIQVSKKFLPGMAVSYSSSKLTLHVGDGFEFMKQNQDAFDVIITDSSDPMGPAESLFKESYYQLMKTALKEEGILCCQGEGPPLGGGGGEGPAGADNAAASCPIPRRVPVAAPRPHQGDAAVLQVALPRGGLCLLHHPHLPQRPDRLHALQQKPKHQLSGARAAADAEAGGAEAAEILQLGRAPGGLCPARVCP, from the exons ATGGAGCCCGGCCCCGACGGCCCCGCAGCTCCCGGCCCCGCTGCCATCCGCGAGGGCTGGTTCCACGAGACGTGCAGCCTGTGGCCCGGCCAGGCCCTGTCTCTTCAGGTGGAGCAGCTGCTACATCATCAACGCTCGCGGTACCAGGATATCCTCGTCTTCCGCAG TAAGAGCTATGGCAACGTGCTGGTGTTGGACGGCGTCATCCAGTGCACCGAGAGAGATGAATTCTCCTACCAGGAGATGATAGCCAACCTGCCCCTTTGCAGCCACCCCAACCCTCGCAag gtgCTGATCAtcgggggcggggatgggggcgTCCTGAGGGAGGTGGTCAAGCACCCCGCCGTGGAGTCCGTGGTCCAGTGCGAGATTGATGAG GATGTCATTCAGGTCTCTAAGAAGTTCCTGCCAGGCATGGCTGTCAGCTACTCTAGCTCAAAGCTGACCCTGCATGTGGGCGACGGTTTTGAGTTCATGAAACAGAACCAGGACGCCTTCGACGTCATCATCACGGACTCCTCAGACCCCATGG GCCCTGCCGAGAGTCTCTTCAAGGAGTCCTACTACCAGCTCATGAAGACTGCCCTCAAGGAGGAGGGCATCCTGTGCTGCCAGGGTGAGGGGCCgcccttggggggagggggcggggaagggcCTGCGGGTGCTGACAACGCTGCCGCCTCCTGCCCCATACCCAGGCGAGTGCCAGTGGCTGCACCTAGACCTCATCAAGGAGATGCGGCAGTTCTGCAAGTCGCTCTTCCCCGTGGTGGACTATGCCTACTGCACCATCCCCACCTACCCCAGCGGCCAGATCGGCTTCATGCTCTGCAGCAAAAACCCA AGCACCAACTTTCGGGAGCCCGTGCAGCTGCTGACGCAGAAGCAGGTGGAGCAGAGGCAGCTGAGATACTACAACTCGGACGTGCACCGGGCGGCCTTTGTCCTGCCCGAGTTTGCCCGTAA